A stretch of Veillonellales bacterium DNA encodes these proteins:
- a CDS encoding YitT family protein codes for MRQKIVQYLVVGLGCLISGCSINLFLVPHHLLSGGVSGIAIIFYYLFKLPIGLQIFLMNIPLLYAAYRLLGRDYTIITIYGTICFSLAVDGTRFLSNTSLLSDSLLAALTGGVLSGIGSGLIFRVNGSGGGLDIVAGIIKKYYSLNVGIVGFGFNCVIMLVAAALFGFSLAVLTLIAMFVGASITDKVVEGFNNKKTIFIVSYKSEEIVKAILKEVGRGATLLKGEGAFTRQNKQVVFVVVSLTQIAKIKELVQVSDPQAFMIVHDAVEVLGRGFTLPGTKSL; via the coding sequence ATGCGTCAAAAAATAGTGCAGTATTTGGTTGTCGGCCTGGGATGCCTGATCAGTGGGTGTTCGATAAATCTCTTTCTTGTGCCCCACCATTTATTAAGCGGCGGGGTCAGCGGCATCGCAATCATTTTTTATTATTTATTCAAATTACCAATTGGACTGCAAATATTTCTCATGAATATCCCCCTGCTTTATGCTGCCTACCGGTTGCTGGGCAGAGACTATACGATAATAACAATTTATGGGACGATCTGCTTTTCCTTGGCGGTGGATGGGACCCGGTTTTTGTCAAATACCAGTCTGTTGAGTGATTCTCTGCTTGCCGCATTGACAGGGGGAGTTCTCAGCGGTATCGGCAGCGGGCTGATTTTTCGCGTGAATGGCAGCGGCGGCGGCTTGGATATCGTTGCCGGTATCATCAAAAAATATTATTCATTGAATGTAGGAATTGTCGGGTTTGGTTTTAATTGTGTGATTATGCTGGTTGCCGCGGCTTTGTTTGGTTTTAGTTTAGCGGTTTTGACTTTAATTGCGATGTTTGTCGGTGCCAGTATTACGGATAAGGTTGTTGAAGGTTTCAACAATAAGAAAACTATTTTTATTGTTTCCTATAAATCAGAGGAAATTGTAAAAGCCATTTTAAAAGAGGTGGGCCGGGGAGCCACGCTTTTAAAAGGAGAAGGGGCTTTCACCCGTCAAAATAAACAGGTAGTATTCGTTGTTGTCAGTCTTACGCAGATTGCTAAGATTAAAGAACTGGTACAGGTTTCCGATCCCCAGGCTTTTATGATTGTTCACGATGCGGTGGAAGTATTAGGCCGTGGTTTTACCCTGCCGGGAACAAAGAGTCTTTAG
- a CDS encoding LL-diaminopimelate aminotransferase, protein MALLNENYLKLPGSYLFAEIARRVTKFKQDNPAANIIRLGIGDVTRPLPPAVIDGLHAAVDEMAKEETFRGYGPEQGYQFLIEKIIATDYLPRGIQLETDEIFVSDGSKSDVGNIQEIFSVTNKVAITDPVYPVYLDTNVMAGRTGELANGKFGNVTYLVCNGENQFKPALPREKVDMIYLCVPNNPTGTTLTRTDLKKWVDYARENEAVILYDAAYESYIREASVPHSIYEIEGAKEVAIEFRSFSKNAGFTGTRCAFTVVPKTVLAATAKGDKHPLNKLWNRRQTTKFNGVPYIVQRGAEAVYSPEGQQQIKALVDYYMTNAKIIREGLVSIGLQVFGGVNAPYIWLKTPNNMDSWSFFDKLLTDVHIVGTPGTGFGPAGEGYFRLTAFGNRENTEEAVDRIKHKLSI, encoded by the coding sequence ATGGCTCTACTGAACGAAAACTACTTGAAACTTCCGGGAAGCTATTTATTTGCCGAAATAGCGCGGCGGGTAACCAAGTTTAAACAGGATAATCCCGCGGCCAATATCATCCGCCTGGGAATCGGCGATGTAACCCGGCCGCTGCCCCCTGCCGTCATTGACGGACTGCATGCTGCAGTGGATGAAATGGCTAAAGAAGAAACGTTTCGCGGCTACGGTCCGGAACAGGGTTATCAATTTCTGATTGAAAAAATCATTGCCACCGATTATCTGCCCCGGGGCATTCAACTGGAAACAGATGAAATTTTTGTCAGCGACGGTTCCAAAAGCGATGTGGGAAATATTCAGGAAATTTTCAGTGTTACTAATAAAGTAGCCATTACCGACCCGGTATATCCGGTTTATTTGGATACCAATGTGATGGCCGGCCGAACCGGTGAATTGGCAAATGGCAAGTTTGGCAATGTCACCTATCTGGTATGTAATGGGGAAAATCAGTTTAAACCGGCATTACCAAGAGAAAAAGTCGACATGATTTATCTTTGTGTTCCCAATAACCCAACCGGCACGACCTTAACCAGAACGGATTTAAAAAAATGGGTGGATTACGCCAGAGAAAATGAGGCCGTTATTCTCTATGACGCCGCCTACGAATCGTATATCCGGGAAGCGTCTGTTCCCCACAGTATCTATGAAATCGAAGGAGCCAAAGAAGTCGCCATTGAATTCCGCTCTTTTTCCAAAAACGCCGGCTTCACCGGCACCCGCTGCGCTTTTACCGTAGTGCCCAAAACGGTTCTGGCCGCTACCGCCAAAGGCGACAAGCATCCCCTTAATAAATTATGGAACCGCCGTCAAACCACTAAATTCAACGGCGTTCCTTACATTGTCCAAAGAGGCGCGGAGGCGGTTTATTCGCCGGAAGGCCAGCAGCAGATTAAAGCTCTGGTGGATTATTACATGACAAACGCCAAAATCATCCGCGAAGGACTGGTCAGTATCGGTCTGCAGGTATTCGGCGGCGTCAATGCCCCTTACATTTGGCTGAAAACGCCGAACAATATGGATTCCTGGTCCTTCTTCGATAAACTGCTGACCGATGTCCACATCGTCGGCACTCCCGGCACCGGCTTCGGCCCCGCCGGCGAAGGCTACTTCCGTCTGACTGCTTTTGGCAACCGGGAGAATACAGAAGAAGCCGTTGACAGAATTAAGCACAAATTAAGCATTTAA